DNA sequence from the Orcinus orca chromosome 2, mOrcOrc1.1, whole genome shotgun sequence genome:
GGCCGTTTGCTGTGATGTTTGCCACACTCGCCTACTAGGAGGCAGTGTCATTGCTATTCCACATCTGCCTGGCTCTACCTCTAGGCCCTGTGCTCTAGATAACTTAAGATGAGGGAtgggaagggttgggggaggaggagggagccgACTTGGGCTGCACGAAGCAGCTGTTTATCTTCCATCAGTGTTGAGGAGCTTCTCTAGGCCTTagttctttcatctgtaaaacaagaccTGTGCTCATTAGAACTTCCTGTGGAGCTTGTTAAAAGCAGGtggccaggccctgcccctgaTTTGGGCCGTGATTTGTGTGTTCaggaggtgggtggggcctgCGTGGGTGTTCCACAGGTACTTGCTGGCAGTTCCAATCCCAGTTGGGTTTGGAAACTGCCAGCCTAGCAACTAGCACTGGCTGGCCCACGGTGCAGTCTCCCATGTTTGGGGTCAGATAATGCTCTTCGTGTAAAATAGACAAGAGAGTCTTCTGCCTTCTGTGTCACAGATTCTGCTTCTTCAAGATTTGAAAGGCCCCAGGAAAGTTTTGGAGgtaattatcttctttttttctatattgcCCTTAGTTGtgttaaagtataattttcaacAAAGTGAAATGGCTCTCATACAGATGGATATAAAATGAACAcgttaagcatttttaaaaactcaaagaaCTGAGATGTTACAGTCAGTTCAAAGGAGAAGTCAAGGACAAATTTGGAGTAAAAGAACGttgaaatgaatttataaatggACACGAGACTGACTTCTTCCACAGGAGGGAAGTCAGCTGAACCTCTACCcaacagaatttatttatttgcatttgtcTATAGATAAGAATTATTTGTATTATCAGGTATCTATAActtacagagttgtaaaatagctcCAAGGCAGTGAAAGGTGCAGAGCCTCTCTATAGAATCCAAATCAAAACCCAGGTTGTTGCTCTTACCAGTTGAAGCACAAATTTTCCCCTCTATCTGTAAATTCATATTCTCTGTATTGCTTAcgttgttaatatttttaattttattagtatataattatagttttctcataaTTAGGAAAACTCCGTTGTTATGTGTCATTTTAAatgttatgtttgttttcttttctaaactaAACTtgtcagatatttattttatccatAGTTTCAAAGAACTAGCACTTGGAGGTGtaactttctttttactttacttttactTTCCTCATTAGATACTGGAAAAAACATGGATTCAATTGTGAGGAATGTGAGTaaagctcattttctttttcaactgcaggggtcagcaaactatgcgCAGCTGCCTGTTTATGGGTAAGCCAtgaactaagaatggtttttcacatttctaaatgctttaaaacaatagcaacaacaagaGGAGAATACTGTGGGCTGTGGAAACTATACGAAATTCAAATCAGTGTCTACATACAGAGTTTCCTTGGGGTGCAACCACATTCATTTGTTTACAAATTGTAGATGGCTGTTTTCCTGATGCACTGGCTGAATTAAATAGTTGCCACAGAGACAGTACGCAGCAGTGttatcactttgcagtacagactgcagttatacatttataactCAATAGTGTTATGAGGGCCATACCTATCACCATATcgtgacatttaattttttaaaaattattggtgCATACTTAACGTTAAAaaagagcccccccccccccccccccggtctaAGAACGCGCAGGGCGACGGCGGCCGGGGTGGGGGTGCGCGTGTGCCCTGGGCCCGGGCCCCCCGGGAGCCATAATCCTGGAGGGACCCGCTCCCAGGAGTCATGTCCCTGCGCCCCGGCCCCCGGGAGACATAATCCCTGCGCCCCGGCTGGGCCCCTAGGAACCGTGTCTACAAGTCCCGGGGGCCAGCGTGGCAGGGGCTGGCGTGGCAGGGGCCGGCGTGGCAGGTGCTGGGCTCACTCCGGGAGGCGGCAGGCGCTGCGAGCCCCTTCCCGCTGGGGCGCCTGTGCCGCGGACCGGCGGCTGGGGATCGCGGGGGACAGGAGCGCAGCGGACAGAGAGGCCTGGGCGCCGCCGGTTCATGTTGCTGTTTACGCTGCGGGCGCGCAGTGCCCCCGCCCGCCCGACAGCCCGCTGCTCCCCCGTCGGCTCCAACATGCCCTCAGTGCGCCTGCCGCTGCGCCCCCAGGCGCTAGACCGCGCGGCCGCCATGGGGAATGGTTAATCCTGTCTGGCCTGTATATCGGCAACTTCAAAGATGCCAGAGAAGAACAAGATGACACACATTCTGTCTCTGCACGACGGCGCCAGGCCAACATTGGAGGGGGTTAAATACCTGTGCATACCAGCAGCGGATTCACCATCTCAAAACCTGACAAGACATTTCAAAGAAAGTGTTAAATTCATCCACGAGTGCCGCCTGCGAGGTGAGGGCTGCCTTGTTCACTCCCTGGCCGGCGTCTCCAGGAGTGTGAGTCTGGTGGTTGCATACATCATGACGGTCACCGACTTCGGCTGGGAAGATGCCCTGTGCACTGTGCATGCAGGGAGGTCCTGTGCAAACCCCAACCTGGGCTTCCAGAGGCAGCTCCAGGAGTTTGAGGAGCACCAGGTCCATCACTTCCGCCAGTGGCTGAAGGAGGAGTACGGAGAGAGCCCTTTGCGGGATGCGGAAGAAACCAGAGGCATTCTGGCCACCCCAGGGATTCTGAAGTACTGGGCCTCTCTCAGAAGACTGTAATGTACCTGAAATATTGCAAAGCCAGAGTTTAGGTGCTGCCCAGAAGAAAAGCAGACAGAGTTTAGGTGCTGCCCAGAAGAAAAGCAACCAGAGTTCATTTTTCAGTGTCCCGAAGTAATTTGTGAACTCgcctgttttcattttaaacaatatatatGCAATTGtgtcatcaaaaaaaagaaaaagaaaactgggctTTAAATGTCATGTTTTTAAGGTATGAGTAACCCATTCATTCGGTAGGCAAGGGAAGCTGTTTACCAATGGTGAGTTAATTTCTCTGGAAGAAACGTGTGCAGAGTAAGTAAACTTATTTAAAACTATTAGCCTTTGGGTGAGAATGGTTGCTTAAAGGGGTGAGAATCGTTGCTTAAAGGGTTGAGAACATTGGGAGCAATATCAGTAGTCAATTCAAAACAAGGCAAATGATTTGGAATGGTTTTCCTTGGTTCTTGATGAGTCAAATGTTACCAATACTGCTCAGCTGTTATGCAAGGGTCAATGCCAACTTTGAAGAGTAAAGAATTAGCCTCTAGAATAATCTGCGTAGAACAGCTACAGGTGAgaataattttaaagatgagaaatcaCTGATTCAGTATAACCTGAAGTGGGGATTGGCTGAGCTAATGTTACAGCTGATTTTGGTAGAAATACATGCAGAGCAGAAAGGGCTTATTTGGACAGACTTCAAAGCTTGCAGAAACGTAAAGTGTTTAAAACCTGTGTTATTCATTATGTTACTCATTAATACGTATTCTGTAGAAAATATCTAAATTTCAATTATTGAACCAGTACTGTTAGCAGTGAATTTTACTCTCATAGAGTTGACCATCATCAGTTCCATGAATTTTGGTAGTTGTATTTAACTGTGGTAAAGTTTTTCttaacatataatatttgttattttaaccATTCATAATTGTATAATTAGAGGCAATAAATATGTTTACGGTGTTATGGTAACCATCATCACTATGTCTAAAACTTTTTCCTCATCCCCAACAAAAACCGTGTACTCGgtaaacaataactccctattccccatatcacattttgtttatccattcatattttggtggacattttggttgcttctgcTTTTTGGTTGTTGTGcagaatgctgctatgaacatgggtgtacaaatatctgtttaaatccctgctttcagttatttTGAGTATATCCAAGAACTGGAATTGCTAGTTCATGTGGTaaatctatgtttaattttttaaggaaatgccgtactattttccacagcaactgcactattttacattcctaccagcagtgtacaagtttctccacatccttgccaaaacttgTTACTTTCTGGGGTTTTTCTTGgttttgattttgttcttttgataatagccatccttgtgagtgtgaagtggtatctcattgtagttttgatttgcatttccataatgattagtgatactgagcatctttttaggtgtttattggccatatgtatatcttctatgaagaaatgtctgttcaagttctttgtcagtttttaaattggttgttactgagttgtaggagttctttgtatattctggatattaattctttatcagatatgatttgcaaatattttccctcattctgtgtgttgtcttttctctctgttgatAACGTCCTTTGATACACAAAAGTTTTAACTTTTGATGGAGTTcaatgtgttatttttttcttttattgcttatgcttttggtgtcatatctaagaatcctttGCCAAATCCACAGGCATGAAGaattactcctatgttttctttcaagaattttatggttttagccCTTATATTTAATCCTTTGAtacattttgtgttaatttttgtatatggtatgaggtaggggtccaacttcattctcttGCATATGGAAGTCCTGTTGTCCCAGCATCATCTGTTAAAGAGACTATTCCTTTCCCATTGATTGGACTTGagacccttgtcaaaaatcagttagccataaatgtatgggtttgtttctgaactctcagttctattccattggtctataagTCTGTCCTTTTGTCAGTCCACAgcattttgataactgtagctttgtagtgagcTACGAAGTGTGGGTCCttccactttgttcttttttaagattttttttttttttgtctacctGGGCTGTATAAGTTTGCTAGTGCTGCCatacagaataccacagacttaaacagtgatttattttcttacagttctggaggctacaagttCAAGATGAAGATGTAAGCAGGTTTGATTTCTCCCGAGGCCTCTCTTCTTGCCTTGGAGCTGGCTgtcttcttgctatgtcctcacatgcTCTTAGCCCTGGTCtctctgtatccaaatttcctcATCTAATAAGGACACCGGTCAGATTAgactagggcccaccctaatggacTCATTGTAacataattacctctttaaaggccctgtctgcaaatatagtcacattctgaggtactggaggttaagGCTTctgcatatgaattttggggaataCAGTTCAGCCTATTACATGGACTCCATGCACTGAATTTGAGaatcagcttttccatttctgcaaaaaaagccCACTGGAATTTTAATAGGAGTTGCTCTGAATtttgtagatggctttgggtagtattgacatctcgacagtattaagtcttccagtccatgagcatgggatgtctttccacttacttagatcttctttaatttcttagaggaatattttgtaattttcagggAACAAGCCTTTCACTCCTTGCTTAAGTTTATTCccaggcattttattcttttagattgtGCTATTGtggtataataagaaatatatatttggtctttctcCCCAGTTCTTGGCATAAAAtcttctaaaacccttggaatttcctgagtgttATTCATAATAAGCCCCTGTCAAccatacctgagtttatgctaatgaggtgactcttggtgggcTGTAGATCACTTCAGGATGGGGGCTAGTTGCTagaggaaccaaccatgtgaATAGAGGATTGGAACTTTTTAGCACCCCCCCCCCGACctctgtggaggggagggggctggaaatTGAGTTAATCACCAGTAGCCAATGATTTAATCCATCACG
Encoded proteins:
- the LOC101279488 gene encoding dual specificity protein phosphatase 22-like — translated: MPEKNKMTHILSLHDGARPTLEGVKYLCIPAADSPSQNLTRHFKESVKFIHECRLRGEGCLVHSLAGVSRSVSLVVAYIMTVTDFGWEDALCTVHAGRSCANPNLGFQRQLQEFEEHQVHHFRQWLKEEYGESPLRDAEETRGILATPGILKYWASLRRL